From the genome of Geminocystis herdmanii PCC 6308, one region includes:
- a CDS encoding carbohydrate kinase family protein, translated as MTHSQVIIFGEVLFDRFPDGKMVLGGAPFNVAWHLQGFGVSPLFISRVGNDSEGEKIKQSMKDWGMDLSGIQTDKQYPTGVVDVKFKDNEPYYDIVQNSAYDFIDSSSIPYLDKNSLLYHGSLALRNQTSQATLDSIKKDVSPSIFFDVNLRSPFWDLSSIESLLSQTSWLKLNQDELPLIVPQEKNTESQINYLFSHYSLTQITLTQGKAGATSFTSPQQNYQVSPSQNTVVVDTVGAGDAFSSVLILGILKQWDISTTLQRAQEFASKVVKIQGATKFDRTFYDGFD; from the coding sequence ATGACTCATTCACAAGTAATTATTTTTGGTGAAGTTTTGTTCGATCGATTTCCTGATGGTAAAATGGTATTGGGTGGCGCACCCTTTAATGTGGCGTGGCATTTACAAGGTTTTGGAGTCTCTCCTTTATTTATCTCCCGTGTCGGTAATGACTCCGAAGGAGAAAAGATTAAACAAAGTATGAAGGATTGGGGCATGGATTTATCGGGAATACAAACTGATAAGCAATACCCCACAGGAGTTGTAGATGTAAAATTTAAGGATAATGAGCCTTATTATGATATTGTCCAAAATAGTGCCTATGATTTTATAGACTCATCTTCTATTCCCTATCTTGATAAAAATAGTCTTCTTTATCATGGCAGTTTAGCTTTACGAAATCAGACTTCTCAAGCAACCCTTGATAGTATCAAAAAGGATGTTTCTCCTTCTATCTTCTTTGATGTTAACTTACGATCGCCCTTTTGGGATTTAAGCTCGATCGAATCCCTACTATCGCAAACATCATGGTTAAAATTGAATCAAGATGAATTGCCCTTAATAGTACCTCAAGAAAAAAATACAGAAAGTCAAATTAATTACTTATTTAGTCATTATTCCTTAACCCAAATTACCTTAACTCAAGGCAAAGCTGGGGCAACTTCTTTCACCTCACCTCAGCAAAATTATCAAGTTTCTCCCTCTCAAAATACCGTCGTCGTTGATACCGTAGGCGCAGGAGATGCTTTTTCTAGTGTGTTAATTTTGGGTATCCTCAAACAATGGGATATATCTACCACCCTTCAACGGGCGCAAGAATTTGCTAGTAAGGTGGTAAAAATACAGGGGGCGACAAAATTCGATCGAACTTTTTATGATGGTTTTGACTAA
- a CDS encoding M15 family metallopeptidase, which yields MKSMDEIPVALRELQKTPSKGNRSIEPKILIIGIIGATVGLLAVVLLLFNNGDSAPSPQVNNTPTTEEEVVTSPDESTPPPPNEEAIPDNILGHLAYEEAPQSELKPITRDGAIRLREKAADKFLQMQRDARAQGIILTPISGFRSISDQEYLFFKIKEQRKQPTSKRAEVSAPPGYSEHHTGYAVDIGDGNAPATNLNTNFEQTPAYKWLSQNAAKYSFELSFTPDNLQGISYEPWHWRFVGDTHSLETFYKARQLTNKL from the coding sequence GTGAAGTCTATGGATGAAATTCCAGTTGCTTTAAGGGAATTACAAAAAACCCCCAGTAAGGGAAATCGATCGATCGAACCTAAAATACTGATTATTGGTATAATTGGGGCTACGGTGGGATTATTAGCAGTAGTTTTATTATTATTCAACAATGGCGATTCTGCCCCGTCACCACAGGTTAATAATACTCCAACCACGGAAGAAGAAGTTGTCACTAGCCCCGATGAATCTACCCCACCCCCTCCAAATGAAGAAGCAATCCCCGATAATATTTTAGGACATTTAGCCTACGAAGAAGCCCCTCAAAGTGAGTTAAAACCCATAACTCGTGATGGTGCGATTCGTTTAAGAGAAAAAGCCGCCGATAAATTCTTACAAATGCAGAGGGATGCAAGGGCACAAGGTATCATTTTAACTCCCATTTCTGGATTTCGATCGATCTCAGATCAAGAATATCTCTTTTTTAAAATTAAAGAACAACGGAAACAACCCACCTCAAAAAGAGCGGAAGTAAGCGCTCCACCGGGATACAGTGAACATCATACAGGATACGCTGTTGACATTGGAGACGGTAATGCACCTGCAACTAATTTAAACACCAATTTTGAACAAACTCCCGCCTACAAATGGTTAAGCCAAAATGCCGCTAAATATAGCTTTGAATTGTCTTTTACCCCTGATAATTTACAAGGTATCAGTTACGAGCCTTGGCACTGGCGTTTTGTGGGGGATACCCATAGTTTAGAAACTTTTTACAAAGCTCGTCAACTCACTAATAAATTATAG
- a CDS encoding SRPBCC family protein, giving the protein MVKFQYSSQIKASVEKVWQFHERDDILELLTPPWQPVKVIRRQGGLNIGATSEFLLMFGFINILWVARHTQYQQYKLFTDEQIEGPMDSWVHYHRFEAKGTDTILTDSIEYQIPGGWLSDIMLGWWVNSRLEDMFRYRHQITKNELEIHR; this is encoded by the coding sequence ATGGTTAAATTTCAATATTCCAGTCAAATTAAGGCTTCTGTAGAGAAAGTTTGGCAGTTTCACGAAAGAGATGATATTCTCGAATTACTTACTCCTCCTTGGCAACCTGTCAAAGTAATTCGCCGACAAGGGGGTTTAAATATTGGTGCGACTAGCGAATTTTTGCTGATGTTTGGCTTTATCAATATTCTTTGGGTAGCCCGTCATACTCAATACCAACAGTATAAACTATTTACGGATGAACAAATCGAAGGACCTATGGATTCATGGGTACATTATCATCGTTTTGAGGCTAAAGGTACGGATACTATTTTAACGGATTCGATCGAGTACCAAATACCCGGTGGTTGGTTAAGTGATATTATGCTAGGGTGGTGGGTAAATTCTCGCCTTGAAGATATGTTTCGTTATCGTCATCAAATTACTAAAAACGAATTAGAAATTCATAGGTAA
- a CDS encoding class I SAM-dependent methyltransferase produces MTSSTIELKQNFSTKLINGLLNIKPLAEFAKAQARKMIIKRAHLIGVNWEDNVQNLQNHSWQEEINAIENPNLQYPPYYLTSFHAYEKGNMSWDAAWELESAAYSVHSTIYSKTPQPDGDRNLRKSYHEFLQTQISTNPENILDIGCGVGLSTFALQEAYPHSHISGLDLSPYFLAVAKYQAQQKGKTINWIHDAGENNNLPLESFDLISNFLIFHELPQSAAENIISHSNKLLKKGGFFAIMDMNPQSEIYQKMPRYVLTLLKSTEPYLDQYFSLDMASVFTKYGFSTPKIVPISCRHRAIIAQKIN; encoded by the coding sequence ATGACATCAAGCACGATCGAACTTAAACAAAATTTTAGTACAAAATTAATCAACGGATTACTCAATATTAAACCCTTAGCGGAATTTGCGAAAGCCCAAGCTCGAAAAATGATCATCAAACGAGCGCATCTGATTGGGGTAAATTGGGAAGATAACGTGCAGAATCTGCAAAATCATTCTTGGCAGGAAGAAATTAACGCCATCGAAAATCCGAATCTTCAATATCCCCCCTATTATTTAACCTCTTTTCATGCCTACGAAAAAGGTAATATGAGTTGGGATGCCGCTTGGGAATTAGAATCTGCCGCTTATAGTGTGCATTCTACTATCTACTCGAAAACTCCCCAACCTGATGGCGATCGAAATCTGAGAAAAAGCTATCATGAATTTTTACAAACCCAAATATCAACAAATCCTGAGAATATCTTAGATATTGGTTGCGGTGTCGGTTTAAGTACATTTGCTTTACAGGAAGCCTATCCTCACAGTCACATTTCAGGGTTAGATTTATCTCCCTATTTTTTAGCGGTTGCCAAATATCAAGCACAACAGAAAGGAAAAACCATTAATTGGATTCATGACGCAGGAGAAAATAACAATTTACCCCTCGAATCTTTTGATTTAATTTCCAATTTTTTAATCTTTCATGAATTACCTCAATCGGCAGCAGAAAATATTATTTCCCATAGTAATAAACTCCTTAAAAAAGGTGGTTTTTTTGCCATCATGGACATGAATCCACAATCAGAAATTTATCAAAAAATGCCTCGTTATGTCTTGACTTTATTAAAAAGTACTGAGCCTTATTTAGATCAATATTTTAGCTTAGATATGGCATCTGTGTTCACTAAATATGGATTTTCAACCCCTAAAATTGTGCCTATTAGTTGCCGTCATCGAGCTATTATTGCTCAGAAAATTAATTAA
- a CDS encoding YlqD family protein — MTNKLTLKRPVNVKVIVTPAWQDEAQKQLQAQIAQIDQQMIQLDQQGQSAIAEIRKQGSLQAPQQIENIQGQVNQKKGEMLQQKNQFLQQMQQVQLLELGQEVFQAQMESFFDVQEGDNLVEKLNVEIILRDGVIEEIRGSL, encoded by the coding sequence ATGACAAACAAATTAACCTTAAAACGTCCAGTCAATGTCAAAGTAATTGTTACTCCAGCTTGGCAGGATGAAGCACAAAAACAGTTACAAGCACAAATTGCTCAAATTGACCAACAAATGATACAGTTAGATCAACAAGGTCAAAGTGCCATCGCTGAAATTAGAAAACAAGGCAGTTTACAAGCACCTCAACAAATTGAGAATATTCAAGGGCAAGTTAATCAGAAAAAAGGGGAAATGTTGCAACAAAAAAACCAATTTTTACAGCAAATGCAACAAGTGCAATTATTAGAATTAGGGCAGGAGGTTTTTCAAGCACAAATGGAAAGTTTTTTTGATGTTCAAGAAGGTGATAATTTAGTAGAAAAACTGAATGTGGAAATCATTTTACGAGATGGAGTAATTGAGGAAATTAGAGGAAGTTTATAA